One Natrinema longum genomic window carries:
- a CDS encoding ornithine cyclodeaminase family protein, with translation MTDTLFLTSAEVADLATPAEYVDAVREGYRQRGEGAPAKPRSKFLRGDPEGMFTAYAAILPETGAMGGYMYSAGFGAVDGWFMTPLFDAESGAPLALLDGASMNPFKTGAAGAVGVDELAREDADTLAIIGSGAQARGQLHATATVRDFTEVRVYSPTPENRESFAADFDDALAADVHAVDSSTAAVADADVVITATQANEPVVDGDDIAPGTHITAMGQYSPDARELDANTIANATYVPDLRERATFDAGSFMQALEEGAITEDHVHAELGEVVAGTEPGRTSDDEITVFDSGGTGIETVAAAYLLYERASEQGLGQTIEFAPASEALTGN, from the coding sequence ATGACTGACACGCTGTTTCTGACCAGCGCGGAGGTTGCCGACCTCGCAACGCCGGCAGAGTACGTCGACGCCGTCCGCGAGGGATATCGCCAGCGCGGCGAGGGGGCACCGGCCAAGCCGCGATCGAAGTTCCTGCGTGGCGATCCCGAGGGCATGTTCACCGCCTACGCTGCCATCCTTCCCGAGACGGGCGCGATGGGCGGCTACATGTACAGCGCGGGCTTCGGTGCCGTCGACGGCTGGTTTATGACCCCACTCTTCGACGCCGAGAGCGGTGCCCCGCTCGCCCTCCTCGATGGCGCGAGCATGAACCCGTTCAAGACCGGAGCCGCCGGTGCCGTCGGCGTCGACGAACTCGCCCGCGAAGACGCCGACACCCTCGCGATCATCGGTAGCGGCGCACAGGCGCGGGGCCAACTCCACGCCACCGCCACGGTCCGTGACTTCACCGAGGTGCGGGTCTACTCGCCGACCCCCGAGAACCGCGAGTCGTTCGCTGCCGACTTCGACGACGCCCTCGCGGCCGACGTCCACGCGGTCGACTCGAGTACGGCCGCCGTCGCCGACGCGGACGTCGTGATCACGGCCACGCAGGCCAACGAGCCGGTCGTCGACGGCGACGACATCGCGCCCGGGACCCACATCACCGCGATGGGCCAGTACTCGCCGGACGCGCGGGAACTGGACGCGAACACGATCGCGAACGCGACCTACGTCCCGGACCTCCGCGAACGGGCGACGTTCGACGCCGGCTCGTTCATGCAGGCCCTCGAGGAGGGGGCGATCACCGAGGACCACGTGCACGCGGAACTGGGCGAGGTCGTCGCCGGGACGGAACCCGGCCGGACGAGCGACGACGAGATCACCGTCTTCGATAGCGGCGGGACGGGCATCGAAACGGTCGCCGCGGCGTACCTGCTCTACGAGCGCGCCAGCGAACAGGGGCTCGGACAGACGATCGAGTTCGCACCGGCGAGCGAAGCGCTGACGGGGAACTAG
- a CDS encoding multiprotein bridging factor aMBF1 — protein sequence MVQCEMCGAETSSPNTIKVEGAKLDVCSNCTDFGTEVKDTSSSSGSTKYSTSSSSSSSGGGQSTASSGSTSSSGGSSQRRSDMFDDMDELATDYDDRVRTARESKSLSQSDLANELNEKASLIRKIERGDTLPSDRVQSKLENFLEIELSAEGSSGDDSEWSGGSSTGSYTLGDVVKRKD from the coding sequence ATGGTTCAGTGCGAGATGTGTGGGGCCGAGACGTCGTCCCCGAACACCATCAAAGTCGAGGGCGCGAAGCTAGACGTGTGTTCGAACTGCACGGACTTCGGCACTGAAGTCAAAGATACCTCGAGTTCCAGCGGGTCGACGAAGTACTCGACCAGTTCGAGTTCGTCCTCGAGTGGGGGCGGTCAGTCGACTGCCTCGAGTGGGAGTACCTCGAGTTCGGGTGGCTCGAGCCAGCGCCGCTCGGACATGTTCGACGACATGGACGAACTCGCGACGGATTACGACGATCGGGTCCGGACGGCCCGCGAGAGCAAGAGCCTGAGTCAGTCGGATCTCGCCAACGAACTCAACGAGAAAGCGAGCCTGATCCGCAAGATCGAACGCGGGGACACGCTCCCGAGCGATCGCGTCCAGTCCAAACTCGAGAACTTCCTCGAGATAGAACTGAGCGCCGAGGGAAGCTCCGGCGACGATTCGGAATGGTCGGGTGGCTCCTCGACCGGGAGCTACACGCTGGGTGACGTCGTCAAGCGGAAGGACTGA
- a CDS encoding toll/interleukin-1 receptor domain-containing protein, with product MTGEQLYVSHAPGDLELVQDLFSTVKNFPFGVHIALEEVESGRSRKRLEGRLANSNIVVAVLTADAAENRWINQEMGYAVAKGIPVLPVYDESVSRRGFVSDVEGITIDRNNLSFTIFNLLCRLRSELAPLGALSVPNWYIRFPCTIPDCGHPVTLELEQGQTKLWKLHKHGKLLTTSCEDCGSTYFFNPATIGFVSRDDGASP from the coding sequence ATGACCGGAGAACAGCTGTACGTTTCCCACGCCCCCGGCGATCTCGAGCTCGTCCAGGACCTGTTCTCGACGGTCAAGAACTTCCCCTTCGGCGTGCACATCGCGCTCGAGGAGGTCGAATCCGGACGGTCCCGAAAGCGACTCGAGGGGCGACTCGCCAACAGCAATATCGTCGTCGCGGTGTTGACCGCGGACGCGGCCGAGAACCGGTGGATCAACCAGGAGATGGGGTATGCGGTGGCCAAGGGAATTCCCGTCCTCCCGGTGTACGACGAGTCCGTCAGTCGTCGCGGATTCGTCAGTGACGTCGAAGGCATCACGATCGATCGAAACAACCTCTCGTTTACGATCTTCAATCTGCTCTGTCGACTGCGAAGCGAACTCGCGCCGCTGGGGGCGCTGTCCGTTCCCAACTGGTATATCAGGTTCCCGTGTACGATTCCCGACTGTGGCCACCCGGTCACGCTCGAACTCGAGCAGGGACAGACGAAACTCTGGAAACTCCACAAACACGGGAAACTCCTGACGACGTCGTGTGAGGACTGTGGATCGACCTATTTCTTCAATCCCGCCACGATCGGGTTCGTGAGCCGCGACGACGGAGCCTCCCCTTAG
- a CDS encoding J domain-containing protein, protein MAVVGNRRADCEGCGRTVSREESTTVTMPNGDEVVCCPDCEPHARAAVRTGTAFDQRRATCDGCTGRYLAAELEDVILDDGTALTCCPSCLAQAPDPDGDDDRSDPDGGGPIGSRTASHTSTSDPDTDHDRCRQCHERVVEERFRVTTIDGRTERLCSDCTADAEERGIVADVAMRRTRAREVLGVDADASDEAIREAFHRQVKRAHPDRQSGSQSAFTLVTDAYERLREED, encoded by the coding sequence ATGGCTGTGGTCGGCAACCGCCGGGCCGATTGTGAGGGCTGTGGCCGAACGGTTTCCCGCGAGGAATCGACGACGGTGACGATGCCGAACGGCGACGAAGTCGTCTGTTGCCCTGACTGTGAACCCCACGCGAGAGCGGCCGTTCGGACGGGGACCGCGTTCGACCAGCGACGGGCCACTTGCGACGGCTGTACCGGCAGGTACCTCGCGGCCGAACTCGAGGACGTGATCCTCGACGATGGGACCGCGCTGACCTGCTGTCCGTCGTGTCTCGCCCAGGCACCGGATCCCGATGGTGACGACGACAGGAGCGATCCGGACGGTGGTGGCCCAATCGGCTCGCGGACGGCCTCCCACACGTCCACCAGCGATCCCGACACGGATCACGATCGCTGTCGGCAGTGCCACGAGCGGGTCGTCGAGGAACGCTTCCGCGTCACGACGATCGACGGACGGACCGAACGGCTCTGTTCCGACTGCACGGCCGATGCCGAGGAGCGAGGGATCGTCGCCGACGTGGCCATGCGAAGAACGAGAGCCCGCGAGGTGCTCGGTGTGGACGCCGACGCGAGCGATGAGGCGATCCGCGAGGCGTTTCACCGACAGGTCAAACGCGCCCATCCGGACCGCCAAAGCGGCAGCCAGTCCGCGTTCACGCTCGTTACCGATGCCTACGAACGGCTCCGTGAAGAGGACTAA
- a CDS encoding CDP-alcohol phosphatidyltransferase family protein, whose product MTLDRFRPYVSRFLDPFVEGFDRLGLTPNGVSVIAFGMAILAAVAFALGGLEDPIWYVAAAVLVFLNGWLDIVDGALAREQEVASAGGDLLDHVLDRYADIVVIAGLAAGLEDFLLGFAAVTGVVMTSYLGTQAQAVGLDRVYGGLVGRADRLAIIGIAGFLAYPLAGTTLGGVTLVGWLLVFLAVVGHLTALQRFYYSWVALEY is encoded by the coding sequence ATGACACTCGATCGATTTCGACCGTACGTGTCGCGGTTCCTCGACCCGTTCGTCGAGGGCTTCGACCGGCTCGGACTGACGCCAAACGGCGTGAGCGTGATCGCGTTCGGCATGGCGATCCTGGCCGCGGTCGCATTCGCCCTCGGCGGGCTCGAGGACCCGATCTGGTACGTCGCGGCGGCCGTGTTAGTCTTCCTGAACGGCTGGCTCGATATCGTCGACGGCGCGCTCGCACGCGAGCAGGAGGTCGCCTCGGCCGGCGGAGACCTGCTCGATCACGTCCTCGATCGGTACGCGGACATCGTCGTCATCGCCGGGCTAGCTGCGGGCCTCGAGGACTTCCTGCTGGGCTTTGCCGCGGTGACCGGCGTCGTCATGACCTCGTATCTGGGGACGCAGGCCCAAGCGGTCGGTCTCGACCGGGTCTACGGCGGGCTCGTCGGTCGCGCCGATCGGCTGGCGATCATCGGTATCGCCGGCTTCCTCGCCTATCCGCTGGCGGGGACGACGCTGGGCGGGGTGACGCTCGTCGGCTGGCTGCTCGTCTTCCTCGCGGTCGTCGGCCACCTGACTGCGCTCCAGCGCTTTTACTACTCCTGGGTCGCCCTCGAATACTAA
- a CDS encoding adenylate kinase family protein, with amino-acid sequence MRVAVTGTPGTGKTTATARLESRWEAHDGTDDGSTPDLEVIHLNRVLEEAGLYTEVDAERESKVADLEALEEWLADREDVVIESHLAHHFDADRVVVLRCHPEALEERLLERGETEAKARENAESEALDVILSEAVEEHDLESVYEIDTTDRDPDAVASDLEAVTAGEREPSAGDVDFVEYLV; translated from the coding sequence ATGAGGGTCGCGGTCACCGGCACACCGGGCACGGGGAAGACGACCGCGACGGCGCGACTCGAGTCCCGATGGGAGGCCCACGACGGGACGGACGACGGGTCGACGCCCGACCTCGAGGTGATCCACCTCAACCGGGTGCTCGAGGAAGCGGGACTCTACACCGAGGTCGACGCGGAACGGGAGAGCAAGGTCGCCGACCTCGAGGCCCTCGAGGAGTGGCTCGCGGACCGCGAGGACGTCGTGATCGAATCGCACCTCGCCCATCACTTCGACGCCGACCGGGTCGTCGTGTTGCGGTGTCACCCGGAGGCGCTCGAAGAGCGACTGCTCGAGCGTGGCGAAACCGAGGCGAAGGCCCGCGAGAACGCCGAGAGCGAGGCACTCGACGTGATTCTCTCCGAAGCCGTCGAGGAACACGACCTCGAGTCGGTCTACGAGATCGATACCACAGATCGCGATCCGGACGCCGTCGCGAGCGACCTCGAGGCGGTGACGGCGGGCGAGCGCGAACCGAGTGCCGGCGACGTCGACTTCGTGGAGTACCTCGTATGA
- the tpiA gene encoding triose-phosphate isomerase codes for MFVLVNLKTYPCDPIAVAEAVRDVDETTDARLAVAPQAAQLERVAETGAETWAQHVDSIEHGSNTGHTLAESVADAGAVGTLINHSERRLKLADIDGAVRAAQRADLETVVCANNPAQIGAAAALGPDSVAVEPPALIGTGTPVSQADPDVVEDAVDAAATVDADVSVLCGAGISTGDDVVAAGDLGAEGVLLASGVAKADDPKAALEDLVEPL; via the coding sequence ATGTTCGTCCTCGTCAACCTGAAGACGTATCCATGCGATCCGATCGCAGTCGCGGAAGCCGTTCGCGACGTCGACGAAACAACCGACGCCCGGCTGGCCGTCGCGCCGCAGGCGGCTCAGCTAGAGCGAGTCGCCGAGACCGGCGCGGAGACGTGGGCTCAACACGTCGACTCGATCGAACACGGGAGCAACACCGGCCACACGCTCGCCGAAAGCGTCGCCGACGCCGGCGCGGTCGGCACACTGATCAATCACTCCGAGCGCCGGCTGAAACTGGCCGACATCGACGGTGCCGTTCGGGCGGCCCAGCGGGCCGACCTCGAGACGGTCGTCTGTGCGAACAATCCGGCCCAGATCGGCGCGGCCGCGGCGCTGGGCCCCGATTCGGTCGCCGTCGAGCCGCCGGCACTCATCGGCACCGGGACGCCGGTCAGCCAGGCCGATCCCGACGTCGTCGAAGACGCGGTCGACGCGGCCGCCACCGTCGACGCCGACGTCTCCGTTCTCTGCGGGGCGGGTATCAGTACGGGCGACGACGTCGTCGCCGCGGGCGATCTCGGGGCCGAAGGCGTCTTGCTCGCCAGCGGCGTCGCGAAAGCCGACGATCCGAAAGCAGCGCTCGAGGACCTCGTCGAGCCGCTTTGA
- a CDS encoding DUF3054 domain-containing protein, translated as MDTAVQTEARTATADRERIATAVVDVVLIAGLVLLGRIEHGVNPIAEPIASLETVAPFVIGWAAIAALAGIYTRDRPVGKERLRLTTLSWIAAANVGLMLRASALFDGGATWPFPLVITGFGLIVLLGWRAAYMLYRSVTN; from the coding sequence ATGGACACGGCAGTTCAGACGGAGGCTCGTACCGCCACGGCCGATCGCGAACGGATCGCAACCGCCGTGGTCGACGTCGTCCTCATCGCCGGCCTGGTCTTGCTCGGGCGCATCGAACACGGCGTCAATCCGATCGCCGAACCGATCGCGTCACTCGAGACGGTCGCACCGTTCGTGATCGGCTGGGCCGCTATCGCAGCGCTCGCCGGTATTTACACCCGCGACCGTCCCGTGGGGAAAGAGCGCCTCCGACTGACGACCCTGAGTTGGATCGCAGCAGCGAACGTCGGACTCATGCTTCGGGCCTCCGCGCTGTTCGATGGGGGGGCGACGTGGCCGTTCCCGCTCGTGATCACCGGCTTCGGACTGATCGTCCTGCTCGGGTGGCGGGCCGCGTACATGCTGTACCGATCGGTGACGAACTAA
- a CDS encoding inorganic phosphate transporter, whose product MAEAVLVIGLLVAVFVGYNIGGSSTGVAFGPAVGSRIVRKVTAAALFTVFAFVGAWTVGRNVIETMSSGIVDAAVFSPEASVGVLFFTGLSLLVSNAYGVPASTSMTAVGAIVGLGLATGTLDAALMFTILSAWIVAPLTAASVGAIIGRYLYPYLDAKFAFGRLRDPLIAVDTRGRIPRPRINQNAATRDVGGATLVVVIACYMGFSAGASNAANAVAPLVGSGSIDPSPAILLAVGSISLGGFTIARRTLATVGNDITDLPILAALIVSTVGATIITVLSWLGIPASLAVSTTSCIIGLGWGRASRARTLVEIATPAPTEESIPELTTGSLAASPTDAADDTPASPTVGDLSEGDAPDPDEQVSDGGVPPIGEERPSELAAESLFDPAATARIVVLWVLTPVLSLSGAYILFSFIT is encoded by the coding sequence ATGGCAGAGGCAGTACTCGTCATCGGGTTGCTGGTTGCGGTGTTCGTCGGGTACAACATCGGCGGCTCTTCGACCGGCGTCGCCTTCGGACCGGCGGTCGGGAGCCGGATCGTCAGAAAGGTCACCGCCGCGGCGCTTTTCACCGTCTTCGCGTTCGTCGGCGCGTGGACCGTCGGGCGCAACGTCATCGAGACGATGAGCAGCGGGATCGTCGACGCGGCAGTCTTCTCGCCCGAAGCGAGCGTGGGCGTCCTCTTTTTCACCGGCCTCTCGCTCCTGGTGTCGAACGCCTACGGCGTCCCGGCGTCGACGTCGATGACCGCGGTCGGTGCCATCGTCGGGCTCGGGCTGGCGACGGGGACGCTCGACGCTGCCCTGATGTTCACGATCCTCTCTGCGTGGATCGTCGCCCCGTTGACCGCCGCTTCGGTGGGAGCCATCATCGGCCGGTATCTGTACCCCTACCTCGACGCCAAGTTCGCGTTCGGCCGCCTGCGAGACCCGTTGATCGCCGTCGATACTCGAGGGCGGATTCCCCGGCCCAGGATCAACCAAAACGCGGCGACCAGAGATGTCGGTGGCGCGACACTGGTGGTCGTGATCGCGTGCTACATGGGGTTCAGTGCCGGGGCGTCGAACGCCGCGAACGCGGTCGCGCCGCTGGTCGGGAGCGGGAGTATCGACCCCAGCCCGGCGATTCTCCTGGCGGTCGGGTCGATCAGCCTCGGCGGGTTCACGATCGCCCGACGGACGCTGGCGACGGTGGGCAACGACATTACCGATCTCCCGATCCTGGCAGCGCTCATCGTTTCGACGGTGGGGGCGACGATCATCACCGTCCTCTCCTGGCTCGGAATTCCGGCCAGCCTCGCGGTGAGTACGACGTCCTGTATCATCGGCCTGGGCTGGGGGCGGGCGAGTCGCGCGCGCACGCTCGTGGAAATCGCGACGCCGGCTCCGACCGAGGAGTCGATCCCGGAGTTGACGACGGGGTCACTCGCGGCTTCACCGACCGACGCCGCCGACGACACGCCCGCGAGCCCGACGGTCGGCGACCTCTCCGAAGGGGACGCCCCCGACCCGGACGAACAGGTCTCGGACGGCGGCGTCCCGCCGATCGGCGAGGAACGACCGAGCGAACTGGCCGCCGAAAGCCTGTTCGACCCCGCAGCAACGGCCCGGATCGTCGTCCTCTGGGTACTCACGCCGGTGCTGTCGCTCAGCGGTGCGTACATCCTGTTTTCGTTCATAACGTAG
- a CDS encoding zinc ribbon domain-containing protein, translating into MSAITGVGAYAPRFRISSEAFEEAWGQFHAAGVTEKAVPSADEDALTMGSEAAARALEAAATDPSEIDWLAFASSRPPEAEEDPTARLGAMLALSESTTRHVFTGSTRAGTRALWAGLDALEADATTALVVAADAPKGDPDDGVDHAAGAGGAAFVLEREGPAEIVDRAEYAAPYPGTRFRNTDEDETQGLGVTQYDRQAFTETIGGAVAGLEVEPEPDAAAIQAPDGKLPYRAAGAAGVGTDEIRAAATVHELGDLGAASVPLSLASALEDGYDSVLAVSHGSGAGADAMVVEADGNVPVETALEGADPLSYAEYLRQRGVVTTGPPSGGGAYVSVPSWRRSIPQRYRLAAGRCSECGALSFPPEGACDDCGALAEYDPVELAGEGTIEAVTTISQGGAPPEFAEQQAKSGDYAAAIVALETDGGDETVSAPAMGTDADPADFSVGDRIETTIRRIYTQEGVTRYGFKIRPAGE; encoded by the coding sequence ATGAGCGCGATCACCGGCGTCGGTGCCTACGCGCCACGGTTCCGCATCAGTAGCGAGGCCTTCGAGGAGGCCTGGGGACAGTTCCACGCCGCTGGCGTCACCGAGAAGGCCGTCCCCTCGGCCGACGAGGACGCCCTGACGATGGGCTCCGAGGCTGCGGCGCGAGCCCTCGAGGCCGCGGCGACCGATCCCAGCGAAATCGACTGGCTGGCGTTTGCATCCTCGCGACCGCCGGAAGCCGAGGAGGACCCCACCGCCCGGCTGGGCGCGATGCTCGCCCTCTCCGAGTCGACGACCCGTCACGTCTTCACCGGCAGCACGCGAGCCGGAACGCGCGCGCTCTGGGCCGGCCTGGACGCGCTCGAGGCCGACGCGACCACTGCGCTCGTCGTCGCCGCCGACGCACCGAAGGGCGATCCCGACGACGGCGTGGACCACGCCGCCGGAGCCGGTGGGGCCGCGTTCGTCCTCGAACGCGAGGGTCCGGCCGAGATCGTCGATCGAGCCGAGTACGCCGCGCCGTATCCCGGAACCCGGTTCCGCAACACCGACGAGGACGAGACGCAGGGCCTTGGCGTCACCCAGTACGACCGGCAGGCCTTTACCGAGACGATCGGCGGGGCCGTCGCCGGTCTTGAGGTCGAGCCCGAGCCCGACGCGGCCGCGATTCAGGCCCCCGACGGGAAGCTCCCCTACCGCGCTGCGGGCGCGGCCGGCGTCGGCACCGACGAGATTCGGGCCGCCGCGACGGTCCACGAACTGGGCGATCTGGGCGCTGCGAGCGTTCCGCTGTCGCTCGCGAGCGCGCTCGAGGACGGCTACGACTCCGTCCTCGCGGTCTCCCACGGCAGCGGCGCGGGTGCCGATGCCATGGTCGTCGAAGCGGACGGGAACGTACCGGTGGAAACCGCACTCGAGGGCGCGGACCCGCTTTCCTACGCCGAGTACCTTCGCCAGCGCGGCGTCGTGACCACTGGGCCGCCCTCGGGCGGCGGCGCTTACGTCAGCGTTCCCTCCTGGCGGCGCTCGATTCCCCAGCGCTACCGGCTCGCGGCCGGTCGCTGTTCGGAGTGCGGTGCGCTCTCGTTCCCGCCGGAAGGGGCCTGTGACGACTGCGGGGCGCTCGCCGAGTACGACCCCGTCGAACTCGCGGGGGAGGGGACCATCGAAGCGGTCACGACCATCTCGCAGGGCGGCGCGCCGCCCGAGTTCGCCGAACAGCAGGCCAAATCGGGCGACTACGCGGCCGCGATCGTCGCGCTCGAAACGGACGGCGGCGACGAGACGGTCAGCGCCCCCGCGATGGGGACCGACGCGGACCCCGCCGATTTCTCGGTCGGCGACCGGATCGAAACGACGATCCGCCGGATCTACACGCAGGAAGGCGTCACCCGCTACGGGTTCAAGATTCGGCCCGCAGGCGAGTAG